A genomic stretch from Echeneis naucrates chromosome 6, fEcheNa1.1, whole genome shotgun sequence includes:
- the LOC115045151 gene encoding uncharacterized protein LOC115045151 isoform X3 — protein MWVHILNEQPVHVIPGADLVLKARIEHGPLEEVSMVTWEREPETGPSPTRVTLATCPGKSFKCAGTRPNVRVNMEQQETTLQINGYGKADAGVYTVTVTDHTGAKIPAQCTVREYEAVHHVSVSINVSHSSLVCGEAWGTDPHFSWLHEKNSITKTVGKVSTDGTTLFVTMLPICGHFTCMVGNKLGYSSATYTAAPCETEGRGTTAAVVCLILLLLFGGALAFLLWWYSSTQAAAGTVTNLISGSALIKKPHNERK, from the exons ATGTGGGTGCACATCCTCAACGAGCAGCCTGTGCATGTAATCCCCGGCGCCGATCTGGTTCTGAAAGCCCGGATTGAGCATGGACCTCTGGAGGAGGTCTCCATGGTAACTTGGGAACGGGAGCCCGAAACTGGTCCCTCTCCCACGAGAGTGACGCTGGCCACATGCCCCGGCAAAAGCTTCAAGTGTGCTGGCACGAGACCAAACGTCCGTGTGAACATGGAGCAGCAGGAGACGACACTTCAGATTAATGGTTATGGCAAGGCGGACGCCGGCGTGTACACTGTGACCGTCACGGATCACACAGGAGCCAAGATCCCTGCACAATGCACCGTCAGGGAATATG AGGCGGTGCACCATGTTTCTGTCAGCATCAATGTCTCTCACTCCTCGCTGGTTTGCGGCGAGGCCTGGGGGACGGACCCTCACTTCAGCTGGCTCCACGAGAAAAACAGCATCACCAAGACTGTCGGGAAAGTCTCCACAGATGGAACCACGTTGTTTGTGACCATGTTGCCTATTTGTGGCCACTTCACCTGTATGGTTGGCAACAAACTGGGCTACAGTTCTGCCACCTACACAGCAG CACCTTGTGAGACGGAGGGCAGAGGAACGACAGcggctgttgtgtgtctcatcctcctgctgctgttcgGAGGAGCGCTGGCGTTTCTGCTGTGGTGGTACAGTAGCACACAGGCAGCGGCAGGCACAGTCACAAATCTCATTTCAGGCTCTGCTCTGATCAAAAAGCCACACAatgagagaaaataa
- the LOC115045151 gene encoding uncharacterized protein LOC115045151 isoform X2, producing MDPESFLCCRVTLLLLLMPRGLQCMWVHILNEQPVHVIPGADLVLKARIEHGPLEEVSMVTWEREPETGPSPTRVTLATCPGKSFKCAGTRPNVRVNMEQQETTLQINGYGKADAGVYTVTVTDHTGAKIPAQCTVREYEAVHHVSVSINVSHSSLVCGEAWGTDPHFSWLHEKNSITKTVGKVSTDGTTLFVTMLPICGHFTCMVGNKLGYSSATYTAAPCETEGRGTTAAVVCLILLLLFGGALAFLLWWKRRHNYRRESLREPLDVSI from the exons ATGGATCCAGAGAGTTTCCTGTGCTGCAGAGTTACCCTGCTGCTTCTCTTAA TGCCGCGTGGCCTCCAGTGCATGTGGGTGCACATCCTCAACGAGCAGCCTGTGCATGTAATCCCCGGCGCCGATCTGGTTCTGAAAGCCCGGATTGAGCATGGACCTCTGGAGGAGGTCTCCATGGTAACTTGGGAACGGGAGCCCGAAACTGGTCCCTCTCCCACGAGAGTGACGCTGGCCACATGCCCCGGCAAAAGCTTCAAGTGTGCTGGCACGAGACCAAACGTCCGTGTGAACATGGAGCAGCAGGAGACGACACTTCAGATTAATGGTTATGGCAAGGCGGACGCCGGCGTGTACACTGTGACCGTCACGGATCACACAGGAGCCAAGATCCCTGCACAATGCACCGTCAGGGAATATG AGGCGGTGCACCATGTTTCTGTCAGCATCAATGTCTCTCACTCCTCGCTGGTTTGCGGCGAGGCCTGGGGGACGGACCCTCACTTCAGCTGGCTCCACGAGAAAAACAGCATCACCAAGACTGTCGGGAAAGTCTCCACAGATGGAACCACGTTGTTTGTGACCATGTTGCCTATTTGTGGCCACTTCACCTGTATGGTTGGCAACAAACTGGGCTACAGTTCTGCCACCTACACAGCAG CACCTTGTGAGACGGAGGGCAGAGGAACGACAGcggctgttgtgtgtctcatcctcctgctgctgttcgGAGGAGCGCTGGCGTTTCTGCTGTGGTG gaAACGCAGGCACAATTACAGAAGAGAGAGCCTGCGTGAACCTTTGGATGTTTCCATCTAG
- the LOC115045151 gene encoding uncharacterized protein LOC115045151 isoform X1, whose product MDPESFLCCRVTLLLLLMPRGLQCMWVHILNEQPVHVIPGADLVLKARIEHGPLEEVSMVTWEREPETGPSPTRVTLATCPGKSFKCAGTRPNVRVNMEQQETTLQINGYGKADAGVYTVTVTDHTGAKIPAQCTVREYEAVHHVSVSINVSHSSLVCGEAWGTDPHFSWLHEKNSITKTVGKVSTDGTTLFVTMLPICGHFTCMVGNKLGYSSATYTAAPCETEGRGTTAAVVCLILLLLFGGALAFLLWWYSSTQAAAGTVTNLISGSALIKKPHNERK is encoded by the exons ATGGATCCAGAGAGTTTCCTGTGCTGCAGAGTTACCCTGCTGCTTCTCTTAA TGCCGCGTGGCCTCCAGTGCATGTGGGTGCACATCCTCAACGAGCAGCCTGTGCATGTAATCCCCGGCGCCGATCTGGTTCTGAAAGCCCGGATTGAGCATGGACCTCTGGAGGAGGTCTCCATGGTAACTTGGGAACGGGAGCCCGAAACTGGTCCCTCTCCCACGAGAGTGACGCTGGCCACATGCCCCGGCAAAAGCTTCAAGTGTGCTGGCACGAGACCAAACGTCCGTGTGAACATGGAGCAGCAGGAGACGACACTTCAGATTAATGGTTATGGCAAGGCGGACGCCGGCGTGTACACTGTGACCGTCACGGATCACACAGGAGCCAAGATCCCTGCACAATGCACCGTCAGGGAATATG AGGCGGTGCACCATGTTTCTGTCAGCATCAATGTCTCTCACTCCTCGCTGGTTTGCGGCGAGGCCTGGGGGACGGACCCTCACTTCAGCTGGCTCCACGAGAAAAACAGCATCACCAAGACTGTCGGGAAAGTCTCCACAGATGGAACCACGTTGTTTGTGACCATGTTGCCTATTTGTGGCCACTTCACCTGTATGGTTGGCAACAAACTGGGCTACAGTTCTGCCACCTACACAGCAG CACCTTGTGAGACGGAGGGCAGAGGAACGACAGcggctgttgtgtgtctcatcctcctgctgctgttcgGAGGAGCGCTGGCGTTTCTGCTGTGGTGGTACAGTAGCACACAGGCAGCGGCAGGCACAGTCACAAATCTCATTTCAGGCTCTGCTCTGATCAAAAAGCCACACAatgagagaaaataa